Within Vicia villosa cultivar HV-30 ecotype Madison, WI linkage group LG1, Vvil1.0, whole genome shotgun sequence, the genomic segment ATGGGGTTTTGCGTCCAGCTGATGGGAAAACTGTATGACCCATTATCATTGTACAACACCTTGCGGAAATTTTCTCCACCTCTCACTCACATAAACTTATCTTTAAAATTATTGAAATTCGAAGAATACGCTTGACACAGGCCTCGACCATGGGTTCCCGCTAGGGATGGAAATGAGTTGAGTCGAGTTGAACTCGCCTCAGCTAAGTTTGATTCGTTAAGAATTgcccgagttcgagttcgagtttatgaCGGacttttttttcagctcaaactcgactcgttaataattggccgagtttgagtttatctcgaacttttttccaggtcaaactcgacttgttagaagttcacgaacatctcgATTCAGCTCGTTAGGTTTATTTTGTTAAgttcaactcgcttattttacggacttaaaataattttttaaagtctatttttttacatatagatttgacattttaaattaatatttttataaaaaaatatagaaataaaataaaagttataagattggaatttatacgatgttaattttatttgtagaaatatttagctaactgaaaaatataaattatcaattaaaaccgttagattaaaataaaatatgatactaagatttagagaaaatatttaaatctactcttaaagacaatataatctatctcatatataatcgagttgactcatgaacctaacgagtcgaactatgtatagttcaagttcagctcatttagttaacgaacttagtttttagctcatactcagctcatttggttcatgaacctagttaaACGATTTAATTTTTGAATAGAGTTTCGAACTATTTTTGAGTTAGTTTGGCTCATTGCCAGCCCTAGTTTCCGCCAAGGAAACCCATCCTTCGCTCAATGTACCTTTAGCCTCATAAAAGGTAAAGAAAACATCAAAAGTAGGAGTGATACTAAGGGCATCACACACTATCTCGATGGATCTGAAGAAGCCCCAACTATTAGGTTGAAGCTAAGAAGGAGCAACGTTCAAGACGATTAAGATTTCCGCCTCGAACATGGTAAACGACACCCCAACCCGGAAGACCCCGGGACATtctcataaaaatagaaaaactcaTTAGGAGAGCCAGAGGGCGATACATACATACTTTTTCGTCGGGGGTGCACAATTCCAAAATCACATATTTTTCTTCACCGATATTCAAAATGTAACTGCCTTCTCTAAACACCTTAACACACTGATCACTCAAACAAACCGAGTCAATCTTAGTAACGGCCAATTTAAAGGAATCGCAGTTAGGCTCCATGATAACTTCAACTGAAACCTGAGGAAGAAGACACTGTGTCAATGTCGCTATAGAATGTAAGGTCGGTGAAATCTCCATACACCTCTCTATTTATAAAACCCCAATCAGTTCCAAGATAGTGGTAGGAGCCACAACCTTACCCCTTTCATCACACTTACGAATGACTACCATAATGACGCTAGAAAATAGAAATAtggaagaaaacaaaataaagatgGTTTGAGGTTACCTGATGAAGTCGAGTATTCTTGGTAGCAAGAGTGAAGAGGTGGGAAGAGCAAAGACTAGAAGAAAACTTGGAAAAAGGAGCGTTCGCTTGGGAAGGAGAATGGAACAATAGGTGAACTTAAAGACGTTATAGGAGCTATATCAACAGTCCCTAAATCAATATGAGTAATGGCTGAAGCACACATTCCCCTAAGAAAGTCATCATTACTATGAAACGCTTCACACACCATCAATAAAGTCATCATTACTGTTGAAACATTTTAGAAAAGAGAAAGGTAGACACGCCAACAAACACGTGGCAGAGAGAGAAATGAAGATGTCAGTTGGGAAAGGAACTCGATTTATGTCCCTTCAAACAGACACGTTCCACGGACCGGGTCGAAACCGCCAGACAACTTAAATGTTTCGCCTTTCCCAGGCCTCATGCTTGGGAGGCTTATGTTCATCTGAGACGTGTGTCTTGAAGGAGACTTCCTGACCGCTGGACAACTTAAACGCTTCGCCCTTCACATGCCTTGTGCTTGGGGGGCTTATGTACATTCGAGACGTGTGTCTCGGAGGAAACATCCCGATCGCTGGACAACTTAAAcgcttgggggggggggggggttatgTACATCCGCGATTTGTATCTCAGATCCGCCCACCATTACCTGATCGCCCTACACATACATCACATACATGCTAATATCTCGCCCAACGTACCCAAGCCGCCCAATCGCTCTGTCTATTAGACCACCCTTCTTTGCAGGAAACACCCTCATCAAATAGAATTCTTTCCTTTATGGCCTTCCAGGCGACAAGGAAACcatgaaaattaagagttatgAATATGAGATAAATGTCATCTTTAGACATATTACTATAAGAGTAGCCTAGAGACGTTAGAAGATAAATAATGCACTAGTCATAAAGTTCATAGTATACTGCGGTTTCTTCCGACCAACTTCGAGGAAGTCATCCCATTATTCTTCAAGAACAATAGTATACAATAAAATAAGAGGTTTTAAATAACGGTCGTAATCGTATTTTGTTCGTATAAATGTTATTGTAATTTTGATCGGCATAAATATTATAACGATGATTCCGATCACCGTGGTGTAAATTAATCAAATTTATTCTTTACTATAAAATCAATAAATAACTATCAATATCGATAGTTTTTTATACCATTTTATCACGGCTGTTTTTGTTGCGATgacatttttaaaacaataagAATAAGAATGATTAATTATAAATTACAAATGTATGCAACGTGATAGCATCTTGGCTTTTATGAACATGGGTGGAATAGAATCTGTTGACCACGTTGCTTACGCAAGATGTCGTCACCAACAGTAGCTTGTGACGCAATAGCATAACTGCCGTTGACGCTAGAGTCGTCTTCCCTTTGTTTTTATATTTCCATCATTGCCCTTTCCTCTCTTCTCCCTCtcctctctctcctctctttctttctctctcatcACCATGTACCAAGCAATTCCTTATAGACCATCTGTCTCCACAGTCACACGTGACCTTCCAATCAGCGGAGGAATCCACGACACCAACATAATCACAATGGTTTCAGAGAACGCAGTTATCATCATCGGCACACGCGGCTGTTGTCTCTGCCACGTCGTCAAGAGATTGCTACAAGGTCTCGGAGTCAACCCTCCGGTCTACGAGGTTGATCAAGACCGTGAAACTTCCGTCGTGGCTCAGCTGTCAACACACGCTTCCGCCGCAGAAACGGTTCAGTTTCCGGCGGTGTTTGTCGGTGGGAAGCTGCTTGGAGGACTGGAAAGAGTCATGGCTAGTCATATTTCAGGTGAACTGGTTCCGATATTGAAAGATGCTGGTGCTTTGTGGCTTTGACAtggttcttcttaattttttttactgattttgcttgttttttttttttttggtgttaatTATGAGTATTATAAGTTTCATTTTTAAGCATATTTTACTTGAGGGTTGGAAAAAGATAAGTACTATCTTTATGTTAAACATAAATCTGTATATCTTGTTTCAATTAGTTGATGGTGAGAACAAGTTAGAATTGGATTGAATCGGAAGATCATAAGATGAATCTATCTTTTCAAAGTTGAACAAGAAGAATGTCGCAGATTCAAATCAGATGAATCTATCTTTTTAAAGTTGAACAAAAAGAATGTCGCAGATTCAAATGATCCCCAGTATTTCTGATGTTTCTGTTATCAATCTGATTTAATTTTAACAGGATCAATTGGAAAGATATTGTCAGCTAATTAAATGTTGTTCTCAATTTTGtagtacaaatta encodes:
- the LOC131623217 gene encoding glutaredoxin-C9-like; translation: MYQAIPYRPSVSTVTRDLPISGGIHDTNIITMVSENAVIIIGTRGCCLCHVVKRLLQGLGVNPPVYEVDQDRETSVVAQLSTHASAAETVQFPAVFVGGKLLGGLERVMASHISGELVPILKDAGALWL